The Synchiropus splendidus isolate RoL2022-P1 chromosome 11, RoL_Sspl_1.0, whole genome shotgun sequence genome contains a region encoding:
- the si:ch211-153b23.4 gene encoding uncharacterized protein si:ch211-153b23.4 — protein sequence MSGGILCISGGSLLLLVNNYGDSLVPSTPLGLVLLILAGLLALTGLSRPLACPGAAVGLLLSPPAGSGQDQLWTCLCLTISALWSGSGVLYLLRGLGVLEPSQLSSALLPALAAATVALFSIGSVALATKKLLPSLIAVAVGLACAHQVAGLTAADFGQTASAANYLVVSLVGGYCGLGRLMSAITQGAAQLPGPGVRVQTGQNAAAAAAVGAAMNLLSASVVACPLLGLVPQLSVAHGPWLCTAGLFQSSMCVLSYRAMDPLAATSLGFTSVLRFAEGYSALSGSCPPAAPLAVFSLLFLVLAVCGCHRSLLDAACQLLFSSYCIAAASQRQGFFHSSAQSVQAAIFVVSVAMLAVRLAEAASAKPLGSGQSIFKRLASHVRGLQRHAPDLGYSKYADAELLGHGCSVAAASALALASHHGPGLPWLAMAATLQLLAGAVAFSRGKTFESTVFIFHGVMWLTWGWTRCAAQDAQVRGFNVAAAFICFMLFDVLVAAAATLLSAAWFASAMASQLVVASFVLDALDAQPRGFDTAASVIFGLVSFYCFVAQLFNSTFTSPRVPLGEPLVKLAGVRAAKTCPHLPANRATSVQQVADIMKRGGVCGIPTDTVYVLVAACNRPEAVARAFSVKKQAQARPMSLWLSSIKQLDPVRHLLSPLLLDFMEAVWPSSISVVVPRGPWMETLGLGEAAQHVGTQQSVAIRSPDCSVATRLLSQVGPIAVTSANPTGEADTTHHNQVHAKLGHKVDGVLCDGPSPQNIASTVVDCTRIESGHIAFFRVGRIPKSKVLHIFAQVQKKHRCGRTNPAFENHPAEERR from the exons ATGTCTGGTGGCATCCTCTGCATCTCTGGAG GttccctcctcctgctggtgaACAACTATGGCGACAGCTTGGTGCCCTCCACCCCTCTGGGCCtggtgctgctcatcttggCGGGACTCTTGGCTCTCACAGGTCTGTCCCGCCCCCTCGCCTGCCCTGGAGCCGCTGTAGgactcctcctctctccccctGCAGGTTCGGGGCAGGACCAACTCTGGACGTGTCTGTGTCTGACCATCTCAGCGCTGTGGTCTGGCTCAGGTGTGCTCTACCTGCTGAGAGGCCTGGGGGTCCTGGAGCCCAGCCAGCTGAGCTCTGCCCTGCTTCCTGCTCTGGCAGCCGCCACCGTAGCTCTCTTCAGCATCGGCAGCGTGGCGCTCGCCACCAAGAAGCTGCTGCCGTCGCTCATCGCTGTCGCCGTTGGCTTAGCTTGCGCTCATCAGGTGGCAGGTCTGACCGCGGCGGACTTTGGTCAGACGGCGTCAGCCGCCAACTACTTGGTGGTCAGTTTGGTGGGGGGCTACTGCGGCTTGGGCCGTCTCATGAGTGCCATCACGCAGGGGGCGGCGCAGCTCCCTGGGCCTGGAGTGAGAGTGCAGACTGGGCAGAacgcggcggcggcagcggcagTGGGCGCAGCTATGAACCTGCTGTCGGCCTCAGTGGTGGCGTGTCCTCTGCTGGGCCTGGTGCCTCAGCTCTCGGTGGCTCACGGGCCCTGGCTGTGCACCGCCGGCCTCTTCCAGAGCAGCATGTGCGTCCTGAGCTACAGAGCCATGGACCCACTGGCTGCCACCTCTCTGGGCTTCACGTCTGTGCTGAGGTTTGCAGAGGGCTACAGCGCCCTCTCCGGGTCCTGCCCACCCGCCGCCCCGCTGGCCGTCTTTTCGCTGCTGTTCTTGGTGCTGGCCGTGTGTGGCTGCCACAGGAGCCTGCTGGACGCAGCATGTCAGCTGCTCTTCTCCAGCTACTGCATCGCTGCTGCGTCACAGAGGCAAGGCTTCTTCCACAGCAGCGCTCAGAGCGTGCAGGCGGCCATATTTGTAGTCTCTGTCGCCATGTTAGCGGTGCGCTTGGCTGAAGCGGCCTCCGCTAAGCCGCTTGGATCAGGGCAGAGCATCTTCAAGAGGCTGGCTTCACACGTGCGAGGGCTCCAGCGTCACGCTCCAGACCTGGGCTACTCCAAGTATGCAGATGCTGAGCTGCTGGGCCACGGCTGCAGCGTTGCAGCGGCGTCGGCGCTGGCGCTAGCAAGCCACCATGGCCCGGGCCTGCCTTGGCTGGCCATGGCCGCTACACTCCAGCTGCTCGCCGGCGCCGTGGCTTTCTCTCGAGGTAAAACCTTCGAGAGCACAGTCTTCATCTTTCACGGGGTGATGTGGCTCACCTGGGGGTGGACACGCTGCGCGGCTCAGGACGCCCAGGTCAGAGGCTTCAACGTGGCCGCTGCCTTCATTTGCTTCATGCTGTTTGACGTGTTGGTGGCAGCGGCCGCCACACTGCTCAGCGCCGCCTGGTTTGCGTCTGCCATGGCCTCTCAGCTGGTGGTTGCCAGCTTCGTGCTGGACGCCCTGGACGCTCAGCCTCGCGGCTTCGACACCGCGGCCTCCGTCATCTTTGGTCTGGTTAGTTTCTACTGCTTCGTGGCTCAGCTTTTCAACAGCACCTTCACGTCCCCTCGGGTCCCTCTCGGGGAACCGCTAGTCAAACTGGCCGGTGTCCGAGCGGCCAAGACCTGCCCACACCTGCCGGCCAACAGGGCCACGTCTGTGCAGCAGGTTGCAG ACATCATGAAGAGGGGCGGAGTCTGCGGGATCCCCACCGACACCGTCTATGTGCTGGTGGCTGCGTGCAACAGGCCCGAGGCCGTGGCCAGAGCGTTCAG TGTGAAGAAGCAGGCTCAGGCCCGACCCATGTCCCTGTGGCTCTCCTCCATCAAGCAGCTGGACCCTGTCAGGCACCTGCTCAGCCCCTTGCTGCTGGACTTCATGGAGGCCGTGTGGCCCTCCTCCATCAGCGTGGTGGTGCCCAGAG GTCCGTGGATGGAAACCTTGGGATTAGGGGAAGCTGCCCAACACGTGGGGACTCAGCAGAGTGTTGCCATCAGGAGCCCCGACTGCAGCGTCGCCACAC GTCTTCTGAGCCAGGTTGGACCCATCGCCGTCACCTCAGCAAACCCGACCGGAGAAGCCGACACGACTCACCACAACCAAGTTCACGCCAAACTGGGCCACAAG GTGGACGGTGTTTTGTGTGACGGGCCCTCGCCGCAGAACATCGCCTCCACTGTGGTGGACTGCACCAGGATCGAATCAGGACACATCGCCTTCTTCAGAGTGGGTCGCATCCCCAAATCCAAG GTGCTGCACATTTTCGCCCAGGTGCAGAAGAAGCACAGGTGTGGGCGGACAAATCCGGCTTTTGAAAACCATCCAGCAGAAGAGAGAAGGTGA